The Syngnathus scovelli strain Florida chromosome 18, RoL_Ssco_1.2, whole genome shotgun sequence genome contains a region encoding:
- the abi1a gene encoding abl interactor 1a isoform X15, which translates to MAELQMLLDEEIPAGKRALVESYQNLTRVADYCESNYVQAQDKRKALEETKAYTTQSLASVAYQINALANNVLQLLDIQASQLRRMESSINHISQTVDIHKEKVARREIGILTTNKNTARTHKIIAPANMERPVRYIRKPIDYAVLDDVGHGVKHGNNQSIRAGTLSRTNPPTQKPPSPPMSGRGTLGRNASYKTLEPVKPPTVPNDYMTSPARLGNQHAPQHSPGRTASLNQRQRTHSGSSGGSSSRENSGSSSGIGIPIAVPTPSIPNLGPVSDTPTPPPPPPPDDLAMFDESPPPPPPPPVDYEEEDASVVHYNDPYADGDPHWAPKNYVEKVVAIYDYSKDKDDELSFMEGAIIYVMKKNDDGWYEGVSGGVTGLFPGNYVESIIHYAD; encoded by the exons ATGGCGGAACTACAAATGTTGCTCGACGAGGAGATCCCGGCCGGCAAGAGAGCGCTTGTCGAGAGTTACCAGAACCTAACCCGAGTCGCGGACTACTGTGAAAGCAATTATGTGCAG GCCCAGGACAAGAGGAAAGCTCTGGAGGAGACCAAAGCCTACACCACGCAGTCGCTGGCCAGCGTGGCCTACCAGATTAATGCCTTAGCCAACAACGTGCTGCAGCTGCTGGACATCCAGGCCTCGCAGCTGCGGCGCATGGAGTCCTCCATCAACCACATCTCGCAG ACAGTGGACATCCACAAAGAGAAGGTGGCGCGACGGGAGATTGGTATCCTGACGACCAACAAGAACACGGCAAGGACCCACAAGATCATCGCGCCAGCCAACATGGAACGCCCCGTGCGCTACATCAGGAAGCCCATTGACTACGCCGTGCTGGATGACGTCGGACACGGAGTCAAg CACGGAAACAATCAGTCAATCCGAGCGGGAACCTTATCGCGGACCAACCCGCCTACGCAGAAACCACCCAGCCCGCCCATGTCGGGGCGCGGGACACTTGG GCGCAACGCATCCTACAAAACTTTAGAGCCAGTGAAGCCCCCGACGGTGCCCAACGATTACATGACCAGCCCGGCCCGCCTGGGTAACCAGCACGCCCCGCAGCACAGCCCTGGACGCACGGCCTCGCTCAACCAGAGGCAGCGCACACACAG cggcagcagcgggggcagcagcagccgggagaacagcggcagcagcagtggCATCGGCATTCCCATCGCAGTACCTACACCCTCCATTCCCAATTTGGGACCAG TCTCCGACACCCCGACTCCGCCCCCGCCGCCACCCCCGGACGACCTGGCCATGTTCGATGAGTCCCCACCACCGCCACCCCCTCCCCCGGTGGACTACGAGGAGGAGGATGCCTCAGTGGTGCACTACAACGACCCCTATGCCGACGGAGACCCCCATTGGGCACCCAAAAACTACGTCGAAAAAG TGGTGGCCATCTACGACTACAGCAAGGATAAAGATGATGAGCTGTCCTTCATGGAGGGCGCCATCATCTATGTGATGAAGAAGAACGATGACGGCTGGTACGAGGGCGTCAGCGGCGGCGTcaccggcctcttccccggcaACTATGTGGAAAGCATCATACACTACGCCGACTGA